Proteins from one Trueperaceae bacterium genomic window:
- a CDS encoding VOC family protein, with amino-acid sequence MTLRLDHLLVAGPDLASARAHVATHLGGTPVDGGRHAGFGTHNALVGLAEGAYLEAVAPDPTQPDGGPFARALAGLDAPALVAWCVATDAPDALARRLDALGTPATTVAMERRTPAGERLAWTLTFAAPDGETAAPFFIHWGDTPHPATRLPVAATLRDLEVTTPDAPRLRAWLRALGLDDPRTSVRDGPERALRASFDGARGPATLRGPARAMADPDAASGDPPQAP; translated from the coding sequence GTGACGCTGCGCCTCGACCACCTGCTCGTCGCGGGGCCCGACCTGGCGTCCGCCCGCGCGCACGTCGCCACGCACCTCGGGGGGACGCCGGTGGACGGCGGGCGGCACGCCGGCTTCGGGACGCACAACGCGCTGGTGGGTCTCGCGGAGGGGGCCTACCTGGAGGCGGTCGCGCCCGACCCGACCCAACCCGACGGCGGGCCGTTCGCGCGGGCGCTCGCCGGGCTCGACGCGCCCGCCCTGGTGGCGTGGTGCGTGGCGACCGACGCGCCGGACGCCCTCGCGCGTCGCCTCGACGCGCTCGGCACGCCCGCGACGACGGTGGCGATGGAACGCCGCACGCCCGCCGGGGAGCGCCTCGCCTGGACCCTGACGTTCGCCGCACCGGACGGCGAGACCGCCGCCCCGTTCTTCATCCACTGGGGCGACACGCCCCACCCGGCGACCCGCCTGCCGGTCGCCGCGACGCTGCGCGACCTCGAGGTGACGACGCCCGACGCGCCCCGCCTCCGGGCGTGGCTACGCGCCCTCGGGCTCGACGACCCGCGCACCTCCGTCCGGGACGGCCCGGAGCGGGCGCTGCGCGCGTCGTTCGACGGCGCGCGCGGGCCCGCCACCCTCCGGGGGCCGGCCCGCGCGATGGCCGACCCCGACGCGGCGTCGGGGGATCCGCCTCAGGCGCCGTAG
- a CDS encoding aldehyde dehydrogenase family protein, which translates to MKEIFETMTYGPAPESDAPARAWLDAHDHRFGHAIQGVLEAPTGPTFETRNPAREDDVLASVAQGTPEDVDRAVAAARAAFPGWASLRPHQRARHLYALARHVQKHARLLAVLETLDNGKPIRESRDVDVPLVARHLYHHAGWAELRDEAFPGTEPWGVAGQVIPWNFPLLMLAWKVAPALAAGNVAVVKPAEHTPLTALAFAEIAREAGLPPGVLNVVTGDGATGAALVAHPDVDKVAFTGSTEVGRTLRTATAGSGKGLTLELGGKSPFVVFEDADLDAAVEGVVDAIWFNQGEVCCAGSRLLVQEGIADDLHARLKRRMETLRVGDPLDKAIDMGAIVAPVQLERIRELCAIGEAEGATCWQPTWASPDAGPFFPPTLFERVDPAATIAREEIFGPVLVTTTFRTHDEAVALANDGRYGLAASVWTQTLDLALDVAPKLEAGVVWVNATNLFDAAAGFGGVRASGFGREGGVEGMHAYLVPRRERARPPYEADAFAPDPTPSVGTGPTDPDGVAGGPPLDRTAKLYVGGRQVRPDGGGSYPVVAHDARHVGEAALANRKDVRNAVEAAHADRAWARATGHARAQVLYYLAENLEAREAAFTDRLRDLTGASEADARHEVRASVERIFRYAAHADKLDGAVHGVPMRTVTLAMKEPHGVVGVVAPDEAPLLALVSLVAPLLAFGNRVIAVPSPRWPLPATDLYQVLEASDLPGGALQLLTGPRDALAQVLADHDDVAAVWYVGSAAGGTEVERRAAGNLKVTWTNDARRIDWFDAEDAAGPRWLERAHRVKNVWVPYGA; encoded by the coding sequence CCTCGCCAGCGTCGCGCAGGGCACCCCCGAGGACGTCGACCGGGCGGTCGCCGCCGCGCGAGCCGCCTTCCCCGGCTGGGCGTCGCTGCGTCCCCACCAGCGCGCCCGGCACCTGTACGCCCTCGCCCGCCACGTCCAGAAGCACGCCCGCCTCCTGGCGGTCCTCGAGACGCTCGACAACGGCAAACCGATCCGCGAAAGCCGCGACGTCGACGTCCCCCTCGTCGCGCGGCACCTCTACCACCACGCCGGCTGGGCGGAGCTGCGCGACGAGGCGTTCCCCGGCACCGAGCCGTGGGGCGTCGCGGGCCAGGTCATCCCCTGGAACTTCCCGCTGTTGATGCTCGCCTGGAAGGTCGCGCCCGCCCTCGCGGCGGGCAACGTCGCCGTCGTCAAGCCGGCCGAGCACACCCCCCTCACCGCGCTCGCCTTCGCCGAGATCGCCCGCGAAGCGGGCCTCCCGCCCGGCGTCCTGAACGTCGTGACGGGGGACGGAGCGACCGGCGCGGCGCTCGTCGCGCACCCGGACGTCGACAAGGTCGCCTTCACCGGCAGCACCGAGGTGGGGCGCACCCTCCGCACCGCGACCGCCGGCAGCGGCAAGGGCCTGACGCTGGAGTTGGGCGGCAAGAGCCCGTTCGTCGTGTTCGAGGACGCCGACCTCGACGCCGCCGTCGAGGGCGTCGTCGACGCCATCTGGTTCAACCAGGGCGAGGTCTGCTGCGCCGGCAGCCGCCTGCTGGTGCAGGAGGGGATCGCCGACGACCTGCACGCCCGCCTCAAGCGGCGGATGGAGACCTTGCGGGTCGGCGACCCGCTCGACAAGGCGATCGACATGGGCGCCATCGTGGCGCCCGTGCAGCTCGAGCGGATCCGGGAGCTGTGCGCGATCGGGGAGGCGGAGGGCGCCACCTGTTGGCAGCCGACCTGGGCGAGCCCCGACGCCGGCCCGTTCTTCCCCCCGACGTTGTTCGAACGCGTCGACCCCGCCGCCACGATCGCGCGCGAGGAGATCTTCGGGCCGGTCCTCGTCACGACGACGTTCCGGACGCACGACGAGGCGGTCGCCCTCGCCAACGACGGACGGTACGGCCTCGCCGCCAGCGTCTGGACGCAGACCCTGGACCTGGCCCTCGACGTCGCCCCGAAGCTGGAGGCGGGGGTCGTGTGGGTCAACGCCACGAACCTGTTCGACGCCGCCGCGGGGTTCGGCGGCGTCCGCGCCTCCGGCTTCGGGCGCGAGGGCGGCGTGGAGGGCATGCACGCCTACCTGGTGCCCCGCCGCGAGCGGGCCCGCCCCCCCTACGAGGCGGACGCCTTCGCGCCCGACCCCACGCCGTCGGTCGGGACCGGCCCGACCGATCCGGACGGGGTGGCGGGGGGGCCGCCCCTCGACCGCACCGCGAAGCTGTACGTCGGCGGGCGACAGGTGCGGCCCGACGGGGGCGGCAGCTACCCGGTCGTCGCGCACGACGCGCGGCACGTCGGCGAGGCGGCGCTCGCCAACCGCAAGGACGTCCGCAACGCCGTCGAGGCCGCCCACGCCGACCGGGCGTGGGCGCGGGCGACGGGGCACGCCCGCGCGCAGGTGCTGTACTACCTGGCGGAGAACCTCGAGGCGCGCGAGGCGGCGTTCACCGACCGGCTGCGGGACCTGACCGGCGCGTCGGAGGCCGACGCGCGGCACGAGGTGCGCGCGTCGGTCGAGCGCATCTTCCGCTACGCCGCGCACGCCGACAAGCTCGACGGCGCGGTGCACGGCGTGCCGATGCGCACCGTGACGCTGGCGATGAAGGAACCGCACGGGGTGGTCGGCGTCGTGGCGCCGGACGAGGCGCCGTTGCTGGCGCTCGTGAGCCTCGTGGCGCCGCTCCTGGCGTTCGGCAACCGCGTGATCGCGGTGCCCTCCCCCCGCTGGCCGCTGCCGGCGACCGACCTGTACCAGGTGCTCGAGGCCAGCGATCTGCCGGGCGGCGCGCTGCAGTTGCTCACGGGCCCGCGCGACGCCCTCGCGCAGGTGCTGGCCGACCACGACGACGTCGCGGCGGTCTGGTACGTCGGGTCGGCCGCGGGCGGCACGGAGGTCGAGCGGCGGGCGGCGGGCAACCTGAAGGTCACCTGGACGAACGACGCGCGGCGGATCGATTGGTTCGACGCCGAGGACGCCGCCGGCCCCCGCTGGCTGGAGCGCGCCCACCGCGTCAAGAACGTCTGGGTGCCCTACGGCGCCTGA